TTCCGTGGTCTATGGGATGTCTTAGCATCACTGCGGGAAGAAGATCAGTGTACTAGGTTATCAATGAGATAATAGGTCTGTTCTTTTCAGTTGAATTTTGCACCGTtcatcttctctctttttttccctcacgtcggaaagaaaaagaggaaagatgaacGGTGCAAGAGGTTCAGCTAAGAAGAACAGATCTAATATCAAAGTTTACAAACAAGATTATCTCGTCTGGAAAATGTCAATACAGTTTGAGAGATTCCTTGTGCGTACTTGATTTAAGTAACGATAATCTCGAAGTATCATTCATCAAAGCTCAATTAAGATAGGAAAAGGGATTAAACTTAACGTTTATATCTTATAAGACAGTTAAAAATGAGTCGCTATTTACAACCGTTGGAAGATATTCTGAGAGACGTTCTACCGAAACTCGAGGAACCTGtattgtttcaaaatatgttacaaaattCGGATGGTTCCTATGAATGGAAATTACTTCAGTGGAACCTAGAGGAATTGGTCGAAAAGTTTGGCGATAAGAAGTTGCCATTTCGAGTTGGGAATCATAACAAGCGTACGGTAAGTTGTAACGATAATAACGTCTGCATACACATtcttttaataactttattgactaataattttattaatagttttacTCGATTCTCGTTTCCATTAGTGTAATCTTCAGCATCATCATTGGTGCTTGAGTCCTCCTGCGAAGCCTGTTCAATTAACGCTGCaagaatttattgatttacaaGAAACAAAGCAGAACAATACATGGCATTACTGTGATTACAAGCATATAAAGGAGTGGCTCAGCGACAACGTGGAAATTGTAGAGTCCTTCAATTGGCTCAAGTTTGGAATTGACAAGGAACTTGGGAAAAATGGAATGCATTCCACTATTTGGGTCGGAAGCAAAGGTTCTCACACTGATTGCCATTGGGATACCTATGGTTACAATTTAGTGGCACAAGTATACGGCAggtttgtataaaaaatatattgtattcttCAGTTATTTGTCTTAGTAACTGTTTATATATTACGCCTATTCTCTATTCACAGAAAACAATGGTTGCTTTATCCACCTAGCGCTCCTCTGATACCAGTTAGACTTCCTTACGAGGAGTCAACCGTATACAgcagatttaatatttattgtctgAGCGAAGAGGAAAAGGATTGGTTGTTAGAAATACCAGACAAACCGAAATTAATAACTCTAGAACCTGGAGATGTTTTATTTGTGCCTAATGGGTGGTGGCATTACGTGGAATCTTTAGATCAAGTCAATGTCAGCGTTAATATATGGGGAAAACTGAAAACAGATAGTAGAGCACGAGTCGAGGAAGCTCTGGTTAAATTGATAATAGCCAAGATGGGAGACTATAATCAGTTTCCGAATAAGATAACTACATATTATACAACAGAAGTAATTCCTTCTAAGAATAtcaatattgttaattaaatatacacagGATTTgcttaatttataatcttaCTATCTCAATAGGTCGAATGCGCTGTTCTTGAACTCACACAAGAAatggaggaggagaagaaagcGGAACCGGTCCCAAAAATACCTGCAAAAAGACCTAAACCTAAACTACAGACCGCAACAGAATTAGCTGAGGAATATCCGTATTACGTTAAGTTGTTACCTGATGTTgagaaacataaatttaaagaatttattgaagAAAGACGGAAAAGAGACAAGGAGAAGTATCCGTCGGAAGAAACAAGCGCATCTGGAGATTATATACCTAATCCTCAGTATGATTCATTCTTTGAATCTCTTGTCAATGCCTTATGTCATCCAGAGGTTATTGGTAAAGCAGCAAAAGTATTGTTAGaaagacattattaatataatctgCAAGGATTGAATTTCTAtctctattatataaatgtgaatTGTATGTGAAATAATATCAATCTTTTCTATTGTTATTGGTATCATATAATCAGATATGCCAACGGTCAGTGTCATGTcggcattttataattacatgacatttgcagaaaattagctgtaaatttttaactattttcaCGAGAatacacatgtatatttaattttaactaaaTTGCTGAAATTGCTTATTGATAAAGCAGCGAAAGTATTGTTAGAAAGACATTAATATAatctgtaattaaatttctataaatttaattatataaataaatttatataagtttatataaatttatgtatataatttatatacgtgaCATTGTGTATGTGAAACAATaccaatcttttttattactgGTATGTGTACCTCTAAGAATTATAGATATGTCAACGGTCAGTCGTGCTGAtattttataggaaatttacagaaaatttaGCCATGAATCTGACCACTTTAAATAGAATACGCATGCATATATTGTAATGAAATTTAGtgtgaataaaatatgcattctCTTCCTCCCGAATTATATTTGTGTCAACTCGTATTAATCTCATATTTCTTTactcataattttttacacgaCTTTTCTATCTCTCGACTCTCCGTTTTTCTatataagcaatatttttaaaggccGTCCTGCTTGTACCGAATGTCATTGCGATTAAATGCATTTTggattttgcattttcttagttataaattaaatattagtttttatcTTAGATTTTAACTAACATTCGCTAGAAACAAGTCAACCTATAGAGGCCCTCCACCGCCCCCGCCGATTCCGATCGGCGgttctcttttatttacaatacgtttttttcacatttctataatttattttatttctcttacaatttactttacaatgtaataattataatgtacaacattataaaagagttattacaatatacataatttaattacatgatGTACATACACAATTTATACatgatacacatatataatataacataataattacgtaatatttacagtaaaatgcaatataatacaattatctataaaaattggtattatttaaaataaaaattgatatttattattaaatactaatttttaatataaaaattagtatttaaatactaattcttaatataaaaattagtaatatttaatatacatttgtgctgttaatattaaaaatataataataaacataattaattaattaattatataagtagAAAGGGCTGTAAGGGTCACAACGGGGATCCAGGtgcgtttaaatataaatgtgatttattcctcgatttacaaaaatccaaacgtttcggctcctgTCCGAGCCATTCTCAgtggtatataatattaacccTTAAACTACACACTACCTATTTGAGACATAAACTACACCctgggtcattttgacccagCGCTACTTTGCGTAATTACCACAAACGGGGAATCGATTCTTTTTGGCTGAAATTAAAAGGGTGCATTCTTGCAACACTCAAAATGAATGTGAGATTGTTTGTGAAGGGTTATTAATAAAGCTTTATggttcaaaaattcaaaatatggtttataaaccaaaaaattgctatttttttacgaaatattcaataactttctaaattttcaatatttttacgtgaAAATTTAACTGCATATTCTCTGGATTATATACTTTAAGGTAAAAATACGCGC
This genomic stretch from Temnothorax longispinosus isolate EJ_2023e chromosome 9, Tlon_JGU_v1, whole genome shotgun sequence harbors:
- the Hspbap1 gene encoding HSPB1-associated protein 1, whose amino-acid sequence is MSRYLQPLEDILRDVLPKLEEPVLFQNMLQNSDGSYEWKLLQWNLEELVEKFGDKKLPFRVGNHNKRTCNLQHHHWCLSPPAKPVQLTLQEFIDLQETKQNNTWHYCDYKHIKEWLSDNVEIVESFNWLKFGIDKELGKNGMHSTIWVGSKGSHTDCHWDTYGYNLVAQVYGRKQWLLYPPSAPLIPVRLPYEESTVYSRFNIYCLSEEEKDWLLEIPDKPKLITLEPGDVLFVPNGWWHYVESLDQVNVSVNIWGKLKTDSRARVEEALVKLIIAKMGDYNQFPNKITTYYTTEVECAVLELTQEMEEEKKAEPVPKIPAKRPKPKLQTATELAEEYPYYVKLLPDVEKHKFKEFIEERRKRDKEKYPSEETSASGDYIPNPQYDSFFESLVNALCHPEVIGKAAKVLLERHY